Proteins from a genomic interval of Skermanella sp. TT6:
- a CDS encoding exopolysaccharide biosynthesis polyprenyl glycosylphosphotransferase, with protein MSLLYPHGKAEADQFSPVQHPSSGVDHTSFTTEVIAVCDCLATVIAGASVFTLGHLLHGSESLVSAEIATLAINLLVFMLCARMLRSHAPHRLGSLVRQVARTVAALAMGIALTFALVWSISWPAHLTVPVLASWFALAVWLFVGWRCLLLWFAGKASFQPLLRRRTVLIGSPGFVREMNAYIGARATGGFQVVGTFDPASEIDRESETPFIGGIGNLRSWCVRHRVRTVLIENSPAASAGAERVLGLLDGMAADIRLLGRADLPAGADATLSRFGGWLAVQVRDKPVRNWDELAKRALDILGSGALILALLPLFGLISAAIALESPGGVFFRQRRFGFQNEEITVLKFRSMYVHRQDVTGAQRTTKGDPRVTRVGRFLRKSSLDEIPQLFNVFMGTMSLVGPRPHATAMRVGDQLYHEAVPHYARRHRVKPGITGLAQISGFRGEVDSLDHARGRVDHDLRYMDGWSLALDIKILLKTAGCVFGDRNAY; from the coding sequence ATGTCTCTCCTTTACCCACACGGCAAGGCTGAAGCCGACCAGTTCAGCCCCGTGCAGCACCCCTCCTCCGGTGTCGACCACACGTCCTTCACCACGGAGGTGATCGCCGTCTGCGACTGTCTGGCGACCGTCATCGCCGGCGCGTCCGTCTTCACGCTGGGCCACCTGCTTCACGGAAGCGAGTCCCTGGTCTCGGCCGAGATAGCGACGCTGGCGATCAACCTGCTGGTCTTCATGCTGTGCGCCCGCATGCTCCGGTCGCATGCGCCCCACCGGCTGGGAAGCCTGGTCCGTCAGGTCGCCCGCACCGTCGCGGCGCTGGCCATGGGCATCGCCCTGACCTTCGCCCTCGTCTGGTCGATCTCGTGGCCGGCTCACCTGACGGTGCCGGTCCTGGCGTCCTGGTTCGCCCTGGCGGTCTGGCTGTTCGTCGGATGGCGGTGCCTGCTCCTCTGGTTCGCCGGCAAGGCCAGCTTCCAGCCCCTGTTGCGGCGCCGGACGGTGCTCATCGGCTCCCCCGGTTTCGTGCGCGAGATGAACGCCTATATCGGCGCCCGGGCGACGGGCGGGTTCCAGGTCGTCGGAACCTTCGATCCCGCGTCGGAGATCGACCGGGAGAGCGAAACCCCGTTCATCGGCGGCATCGGCAACCTGCGTTCCTGGTGCGTGCGGCACCGCGTCCGCACCGTCCTGATCGAGAACTCGCCGGCCGCGAGCGCCGGCGCCGAACGGGTCTTGGGGCTGCTGGACGGCATGGCCGCGGACATCCGGCTGCTCGGCCGAGCCGACCTGCCGGCCGGAGCGGACGCGACGCTCAGCCGGTTCGGCGGATGGCTCGCCGTCCAGGTGCGCGACAAGCCGGTGCGGAACTGGGACGAGTTGGCCAAGCGGGCGCTCGACATTCTCGGCTCGGGCGCGCTGATCCTGGCGCTGCTGCCCCTGTTCGGGCTGATCTCGGCCGCGATCGCGCTGGAGAGCCCGGGCGGCGTCTTCTTCCGGCAGCGGCGCTTCGGCTTCCAGAACGAGGAGATCACCGTCCTCAAGTTCCGGTCGATGTATGTCCACAGGCAGGACGTGACCGGAGCCCAGCGGACCACCAAGGGCGATCCCCGCGTGACCCGGGTCGGCCGTTTCCTGCGCAAGTCCAGCCTGGACGAGATCCCGCAGCTGTTCAACGTCTTCATGGGGACGATGTCGCTGGTCGGCCCGAGGCCCCACGCGACCGCCATGAGGGTGGGCGACCAGCTCTACCACGAGGCCGTGCCCCACTACGCGCGCCGGCACAGGGTCAAGCCCGGCATCACGGGGCTGGCCCAGATCAGCGGCTTCCGCGGCGAGGTGGACAGCCTCGACCATGCCCGCGGCCGGGTCGACCATGACCTCCGCTACATGGACGGCTGGTCGCTGGCCCTCGACATCAAGATCCTCCTGAAGACCGCCGGCTGCGTCTTCGGGGACCGCAACGCCTATTGA
- a CDS encoding TadE/TadG family type IV pilus assembly protein codes for MAALLRTLSSRLGRFGRIGRRARRTRRGNIAVMTALLAVPAIGAVGVAVDLGRAYMLHNRMTTAIDAAALAGGRVLTTANVAADVRMYYYANIPPDFLGATVGAPTITVAADNETMVVRASATLPTTFIRVLGIDHVPVSVSNQVRRTVRGMELALVLDVTGSMWSSNKIGQLRDSAKDLVNILFGSNETSRTLWISLVPYTATVNLGADRQGWLGAASPRAADYQPSAWRGCVEARPSHDSDELPPSSAPFTAFLYRSTLGLYAGGGDNDWPPINDPLPYTDNNNRTGPNVGCGPPVLPLSNSKAEILGRIDGLRGVNRGGTMGNLGLQAGWFTLSPLWRGLWGGPTPAGLPLDYDTPDVDKAVVLLTDGSNEWYDHPKPPTGDYTAYGRLSEGRLGTTSASQATSRINSRMTDLCAAMKAKRITIYTITLMVTSETTKSLYRSCASQPTYYFNSPTSAELRGIFQQIGSQLSNLRLDK; via the coding sequence ATGGCTGCATTACTGCGCACCCTGTCTTCCCGGCTGGGCCGGTTCGGCCGCATCGGCCGGCGTGCCCGGCGGACCCGGCGCGGCAACATCGCCGTCATGACGGCGCTCCTGGCGGTCCCGGCGATCGGGGCCGTCGGCGTGGCGGTCGATCTCGGCCGCGCCTACATGCTGCACAACAGGATGACCACGGCGATCGACGCCGCGGCGCTGGCGGGCGGGCGCGTGCTGACCACCGCCAACGTCGCGGCCGACGTGCGCATGTATTACTACGCCAATATCCCGCCGGACTTCCTGGGCGCCACGGTCGGCGCCCCGACCATCACCGTGGCCGCCGACAACGAGACCATGGTGGTGAGGGCCAGCGCCACGCTGCCGACCACCTTCATCCGGGTGCTCGGGATCGACCATGTCCCGGTGTCGGTCAGCAACCAGGTCCGGCGCACCGTGCGCGGCATGGAGCTGGCGCTGGTGCTCGACGTCACCGGGTCCATGTGGAGCAGCAACAAGATCGGCCAGCTCCGGGATTCGGCGAAGGACCTGGTCAACATCCTGTTCGGCAGCAACGAGACGTCCCGGACGCTGTGGATCTCGCTGGTGCCCTATACCGCGACCGTCAACCTGGGCGCCGACCGCCAGGGCTGGCTCGGCGCCGCCTCGCCGAGGGCCGCGGACTACCAGCCCAGCGCCTGGCGCGGCTGCGTCGAGGCCCGGCCGAGCCACGACTCGGACGAGCTGCCGCCCTCGTCGGCCCCCTTCACCGCCTTCCTCTACCGCTCGACCCTGGGGCTGTATGCCGGCGGCGGCGACAACGACTGGCCGCCGATCAACGACCCGCTGCCCTACACCGACAACAACAACCGGACCGGACCCAACGTCGGCTGCGGCCCGCCGGTGCTTCCGCTGTCCAACAGCAAGGCGGAGATCCTCGGCCGCATCGACGGGCTTCGGGGCGTCAACCGCGGCGGGACCATGGGCAATCTCGGGCTCCAGGCCGGCTGGTTCACGCTGTCGCCGCTGTGGCGCGGGCTGTGGGGCGGGCCGACGCCCGCCGGCCTGCCGCTGGACTACGACACGCCCGACGTGGACAAGGCCGTGGTGCTGCTGACCGACGGCAGCAACGAATGGTATGATCACCCGAAGCCGCCGACCGGCGACTACACCGCCTATGGCCGGCTGTCGGAAGGGCGGCTCGGCACCACCTCGGCGAGCCAGGCGACGTCCCGCATCAACAGCCGGATGACCGACCTGTGCGCGGCGATGAAGGCCAAGAGGATAACGATCTACACGATCACGCTGATGGTCACCAGCGAGACCACCAAGAGCCTGTACCGCTCCTGCGCCTCGCAGCCGACCTACTATTTCAACTCGCCGACCTCGGCCGAACTGCGCGGGATCTTCCAGCAGATCGGATCGCAGCTGAGCAACCTGCGGCTCGACAAGTGA
- a CDS encoding glycosyltransferase family 4 protein, whose product MYRIIHVLNDVRNLGNGIINAALDLACGQAMAGHEVTVVSGGGEYETLLRSRGIDHQVLDQKRTAGNVPKALYRFNSIVAARKPDIVHCHNMTGTVLATLSKPFHSYSVVGHLHSLHQRSSLVMRIADRTIAVSRDVGNEFIRLGLPARRMRFVENAVIGSPRYSAYGASGTAADPVELAQPAIVTVAGMFQRKGITELLAAFEAIADKVPGANLYLVGDGPDLPEFKRQAASLGSTSRIHFTGFRSDFQAYMRKAAVFVLASRLDSFPLVLIEARELGAPIIGTQVGGVPELLDHGKAGLLVPPQDAKALGDALLRVLTDPDTAESLRRAAVEDLDRFRLEHMVRNVDMVYEELVPKPRAIPAGAAPLG is encoded by the coding sequence ATGTACCGGATAATCCACGTTCTCAACGATGTCCGAAACCTTGGCAACGGCATCATCAACGCCGCCCTCGACCTGGCCTGCGGCCAGGCGATGGCGGGCCACGAGGTCACGGTCGTCTCCGGCGGCGGCGAGTACGAGACCCTGCTGCGCAGCCGCGGCATCGATCACCAGGTGCTGGACCAGAAGCGGACGGCCGGCAACGTCCCGAAGGCGCTGTACCGCTTCAACAGCATCGTGGCGGCGCGGAAGCCCGACATCGTGCATTGCCACAACATGACGGGAACGGTGCTGGCGACGCTGTCGAAGCCCTTCCACTCCTATTCGGTGGTCGGCCATCTCCACAGCCTGCACCAGCGCAGCTCCCTGGTGATGCGGATCGCCGACCGCACGATCGCGGTCAGCCGGGACGTTGGCAACGAGTTCATCCGGCTGGGCCTGCCGGCGCGGCGGATGCGCTTCGTCGAGAACGCCGTGATCGGCAGCCCGCGCTATTCCGCCTATGGCGCCTCCGGCACGGCGGCCGATCCCGTCGAACTGGCCCAGCCCGCGATCGTGACCGTCGCCGGCATGTTCCAGCGCAAGGGCATCACGGAGCTCCTGGCCGCCTTCGAGGCGATCGCGGACAAGGTCCCCGGCGCAAACCTGTACCTGGTCGGCGACGGACCGGACCTGCCGGAGTTCAAGCGCCAAGCCGCCTCGCTGGGGAGCACGTCCCGCATCCACTTCACCGGCTTCCGCAGCGACTTCCAGGCCTATATGCGGAAGGCCGCCGTGTTCGTCCTGGCGTCCCGGCTGGACAGCTTCCCGCTGGTCCTGATCGAGGCGCGCGAACTGGGCGCCCCGATCATCGGAACCCAGGTCGGCGGCGTGCCGGAACTGCTCGACCACGGCAAGGCCGGGCTGCTGGTGCCGCCGCAGGACGCGAAGGCGCTGGGCGACGCCCTGCTGCGGGTGCTGACCGATCCGGACACCGCCGAATCGCTGAGGCGCGCCGCGGTCGAGGACCTGGACCGCTTCCGGCTGGAACACATGGTGCGGAACGTCGACATGGTCTACGAGGAGCTGGTGCCGAAGCCGCGCGCGATCCCCGCGGGAGCGGCGCCGCTGGGGTGA
- a CDS encoding PAS domain S-box protein, with amino-acid sequence MKLPHRLLAVIALALLPISALQIFNALQREKQQTEQTYAETQRLLQLIEDEQRGTVSGIQRILATLRQTPEVAQDGAGTCQSLMDRLRAEYPPYLDIYVTDRRGTVTCASDRKALGVDVSFRAHVRTALAGGDFFIGNHIVTRTTGRHALPFSLPYRSFDTGEVSGAVIALLDTAWLESYLAGKPLPPSAVLTVADREGTVIARVPHRQEAIGSKLPAGFLDLLDRGDAGVERVRGSDGLVRLVAFSPVGNRLEGLFMSVGIDEEAALGDIRRGRDGALALLAVIAACTAAAILWIGRWYIEDPAALLAGAADRWRSGDLTARAAVPATAVEFAELAEDFNAMADSLDARGRELRASEGQHRAVFETAVDAMVVIDEQGTIHGSNPAAARIFGYSGAEMLGRNVAMLMAGEDHAGHDGYLGNYLRTGVRRIIGIGREVEGRRSDGSLFPLELSIAEWRGLDGGRYFTGIMRNISARRAAEREVEEERSRLRRVIENAPFPAIVHADTGEVLHVSRAWLDITGYTREDLATIGAWAERAYGEARSTTMADIDRLYALDRPVDEGEYVIRTAEGNKRIWAFRSAPVGGDSSGRRLVVSMAVDITERRDSEERLKLLMREVDHRAKNALMVVQSIVQLSRSEDPVRFTEAVEGRIQAMSRAHSLLAAARWSGADLRHLLMEELAAYGGGDRLVLEGPPVSIRPEATQAVSLALHELTTNAVKYGALSDGEGRVRVSWALPEPEEILCIRWEEVGGPAIDGVPAHEGFGSVLLRQVVESQLGGILEMDWPAEGLSCRICLPGDTWQAVGVSEIAQPAGVPVATGPATHAGRRVLVVEDEALTAMAIQLLLEDAGYAVLGPVGRVEDALDLLRSGPPDAAVLDVNLFGATVDPVAATLEGMGVPFLFCTGYHNGGTAGERHPRAPVLGKPVNANNLLAAVGSLISGEARAGPAGG; translated from the coding sequence ATGAAACTTCCACACCGCCTGCTTGCGGTCATCGCGCTAGCGCTTCTTCCGATCTCGGCGCTTCAGATCTTCAACGCGCTGCAGCGCGAGAAGCAGCAGACCGAGCAGACCTACGCCGAAACCCAGCGCTTGCTTCAGCTGATCGAGGACGAGCAACGGGGAACCGTATCGGGGATCCAGCGAATCCTCGCGACGCTGCGCCAGACCCCCGAAGTCGCGCAGGACGGTGCCGGCACGTGCCAGTCCCTGATGGACCGGCTTCGGGCAGAATATCCGCCCTACCTCGACATCTACGTGACGGACCGCCGGGGAACAGTCACCTGCGCCTCCGACCGTAAGGCGCTGGGAGTCGATGTCTCCTTCCGGGCCCATGTCCGGACGGCGCTGGCGGGCGGCGACTTCTTCATCGGGAACCATATCGTCACGCGCACGACCGGGCGGCATGCCCTGCCGTTCTCCCTGCCGTACCGGTCCTTCGACACCGGCGAGGTATCGGGCGCGGTGATAGCGCTGCTCGATACCGCCTGGCTGGAGTCGTACTTGGCCGGGAAGCCTTTGCCGCCGTCGGCGGTCCTCACCGTCGCCGACCGGGAAGGCACCGTCATCGCCCGCGTCCCGCACCGGCAGGAGGCCATCGGCAGCAAACTGCCCGCTGGCTTCCTGGATCTGCTGGACCGCGGCGATGCCGGGGTGGAGCGGGTGCGGGGATCGGACGGCCTGGTCAGGCTGGTCGCCTTCTCTCCCGTCGGGAACAGGCTCGAAGGGCTGTTCATGTCGGTCGGCATCGACGAGGAGGCGGCCCTCGGCGACATCCGGCGGGGCCGGGACGGAGCGCTGGCCCTGTTGGCCGTGATCGCCGCCTGCACCGCCGCCGCCATCCTCTGGATCGGGCGTTGGTACATCGAGGACCCGGCGGCCCTGCTGGCCGGCGCCGCCGATCGCTGGCGGTCCGGCGATCTCACGGCGCGGGCCGCCGTGCCGGCCACGGCGGTGGAGTTCGCCGAACTCGCCGAGGATTTCAACGCCATGGCCGATTCCCTCGATGCCCGCGGCAGGGAGCTCCGGGCCAGCGAGGGACAGCACCGGGCGGTGTTCGAGACGGCCGTGGATGCCATGGTGGTGATCGACGAGCAGGGCACCATCCACGGCTCCAACCCGGCCGCCGCCAGGATCTTCGGCTATTCCGGGGCGGAGATGCTGGGCCGGAACGTTGCCATGCTGATGGCGGGCGAGGATCATGCCGGCCATGACGGCTATCTGGGGAACTACCTGCGGACAGGAGTCCGCCGCATCATCGGTATCGGCCGCGAGGTCGAAGGGCGGCGGAGCGACGGTTCCCTGTTCCCGCTGGAACTGTCGATAGCCGAATGGCGGGGCCTCGACGGCGGGCGCTACTTCACCGGGATCATGCGGAACATCTCGGCGCGCCGCGCCGCCGAGCGCGAGGTCGAGGAGGAGCGCAGCCGGCTGCGCCGCGTCATCGAGAACGCCCCCTTTCCCGCCATCGTCCATGCCGACACCGGCGAGGTGCTGCATGTGAGCCGGGCCTGGCTCGACATCACCGGCTACACCCGCGAGGATCTCGCCACTATCGGAGCCTGGGCGGAGCGGGCCTACGGCGAGGCCCGCAGCACGACGATGGCCGACATCGACCGCCTCTATGCGCTCGACCGGCCGGTCGACGAGGGCGAGTACGTGATCCGCACGGCCGAGGGAAACAAGCGCATCTGGGCGTTCCGGTCGGCGCCGGTCGGCGGCGACTCGTCGGGCCGGCGGCTGGTCGTCAGCATGGCGGTTGACATCACCGAAAGGCGGGACAGCGAGGAGCGGCTGAAGCTGCTGATGCGCGAGGTCGACCACCGGGCGAAGAACGCGCTGATGGTCGTCCAGTCCATCGTCCAGCTCTCCCGGTCGGAGGATCCGGTGCGCTTCACCGAGGCCGTGGAGGGCCGGATCCAGGCGATGTCCCGGGCCCATTCCCTGCTCGCCGCCGCCCGCTGGTCGGGCGCCGATCTCCGCCATCTGCTGATGGAGGAACTGGCCGCCTATGGCGGGGGCGACAGGCTGGTGCTGGAAGGACCGCCCGTCTCGATCCGGCCGGAGGCGACCCAGGCCGTGTCCCTGGCTCTGCACGAGCTGACGACCAACGCCGTCAAGTACGGCGCCCTGTCGGACGGCGAGGGTCGGGTGCGCGTCTCGTGGGCCCTTCCAGAGCCGGAGGAGATCCTGTGCATCCGGTGGGAGGAGGTCGGCGGCCCGGCGATCGACGGCGTGCCCGCCCACGAAGGCTTCGGCTCCGTTCTGCTGCGCCAGGTCGTGGAATCGCAGCTGGGCGGGATACTCGAGATGGACTGGCCCGCGGAAGGCCTGTCGTGCCGGATCTGCCTGCCCGGCGATACCTGGCAGGCGGTCGGGGTGAGCGAGATCGCGCAGCCGGCCGGCGTGCCCGTAGCAACCGGTCCGGCCACCCATGCCGGCCGCCGCGTCCTGGTGGTCGAGGACGAGGCCCTGACGGCGATGGCGATCCAGCTTCTGCTGGAGGACGCCGGCTACGCGGTGCTGGGTCCCGTCGGACGGGTCGAGGACGCGCTCGACCTGCTGCGGTCCGGCCCGCCCGATGCCGCCGTCCTGGACGTCAACCTGTTCGGCGCCACGGTCGATCCGGTGGCGGCCACCCTGGAGGGCATGGGCGTGCCTTTCCTGTTCTGCACCGGCTACCACAACGGCGGCACCGCCGGCGAGCGCCATCCCAGGGCCCCGGTGCTGGGCAAGCCGGTCAACGCCAACAACCTGCTGGCCGCGGTCGGCAGCCTGATCTCGGGAGAGGCGCGGGCCGGCCCGGCCGGGGGGTGA
- a CDS encoding HlyD family secretion protein, producing MTTESPKASRTLRFAALLAAVGMAGSVAFYWWVLRPPRSIQAFVNTGVTVVRAPIAGRLDLDPEVRVGRSVEASDTLGMIESHVENPLVSQLLVQERQTEALVATLEQQLAGTKLRIEARQQLVARFTRENEEQKRLQERYYRSQINTVREELRRAVVGAEVAASEVRRTEKLYERGVSSGVALERVVGTGREANANVSAQKARLAQFEAGLEASAAGLQLDGPRTLSEPESRLRDLHTELVDLEQAGADTERRLDGARRELAVVREQLLSQQRTPVRSQKPGVIWSVEAHSGENVPANGGIAQLVDCRDVWVEAFFDEADTARMGIGDPVAVKLLYGDRTWPGKIETLRAGAGRVTVGQYVVDPPPEIARRQLPVRVMTARVRVDWGTDLAPEKFCFAGSSVEVVLR from the coding sequence ATGACGACGGAGTCCCCCAAAGCCTCGCGCACCCTGCGCTTCGCAGCACTCCTGGCCGCCGTCGGCATGGCCGGAAGCGTCGCCTTCTACTGGTGGGTGCTGCGGCCGCCGCGCAGCATCCAGGCCTTCGTCAATACCGGCGTCACGGTGGTGCGGGCACCGATCGCCGGCCGCCTCGACCTGGACCCCGAGGTGCGCGTCGGCCGGTCGGTCGAGGCGTCGGACACGCTCGGGATGATCGAGAGCCACGTGGAGAACCCGCTGGTCTCCCAGCTCCTGGTCCAGGAGCGCCAGACCGAGGCCCTGGTCGCGACGCTTGAGCAGCAGCTCGCCGGGACGAAGCTCCGCATCGAGGCGCGGCAGCAGCTGGTCGCCCGGTTCACCCGGGAGAACGAGGAGCAGAAGCGCCTGCAGGAGCGCTATTACCGCTCGCAGATCAACACGGTCCGCGAGGAGCTCCGCCGCGCCGTGGTCGGCGCCGAGGTCGCCGCCTCGGAGGTGCGCCGGACGGAGAAGCTGTACGAGCGCGGCGTCTCCAGCGGGGTGGCCCTGGAGCGGGTCGTGGGCACCGGCCGCGAGGCCAACGCCAACGTGAGCGCGCAGAAGGCGCGGCTGGCCCAGTTCGAGGCGGGGCTGGAGGCGTCGGCCGCCGGTCTCCAGCTCGACGGGCCGCGCACCCTGAGCGAACCGGAAAGCCGGCTCCGCGACCTGCACACCGAGCTGGTCGACCTGGAGCAGGCGGGAGCGGACACGGAGCGGCGGCTGGACGGCGCCCGCCGGGAGTTGGCCGTGGTGCGCGAGCAGCTTCTCAGCCAGCAGCGGACCCCGGTCCGGTCGCAGAAACCCGGCGTCATCTGGTCGGTCGAGGCCCATTCCGGCGAGAACGTCCCCGCCAACGGCGGGATCGCCCAGCTGGTGGACTGCCGCGACGTCTGGGTCGAGGCCTTCTTCGACGAGGCCGACACGGCCCGGATGGGGATCGGCGACCCGGTCGCGGTGAAGCTGCTCTATGGCGACAGGACGTGGCCCGGCAAGATCGAAACCCTGCGGGCCGGTGCCGGCCGGGTCACCGTCGGTCAATACGTGGTCGATCCGCCCCCGGAGATCGCGCGGCGCCAGCTTCCGGTGCGGGTCATGACGGCCCGGGTCAGGGTGGACTGGGGAACCGACCTGGCGCCCGAGAAATTCTGCTTCGCCGGAAGCAGCGTCGAGGTCGTGCTGCGGTGA
- a CDS encoding MFS transporter — protein MTGSGAMRRDVLLFISYRVVSRLYFQLPVLFLHLHMVQMGLYNTIALLVVYGLVTTVTATLGTALLRHMRQKAVVALGELMKGAGLFLVILGTGVGSTDFWTVMAAQVIGGTGFSLAISTDSSLLRTVTAAGGNDLFMRVQSRSQSLMFIATLVAGCIGSILYDYEAHWPFYAALATNLLSAALIFAIREEKAAPAAAGAPSAPVRLRPDPDQAFWMDFYALSRAFTMAPFVGFLPFFFIMLGVDPFLFGSVLGLFTMAGFIAALYCNAFLKRFGLNALMGVTIGCMLGSMWLFGFSDWFARQGVDYFLVGLAAIGLLGLGSGGVRPVTMGNIRMGALGPQERILLLSTMERNFGICNAVLLAAGGFLLVEYGFGTLMIALSASYVVLVAALLMKNNLIANKVIEPVSR, from the coding sequence GTGACCGGGTCCGGCGCCATGCGGCGGGACGTCCTGCTGTTCATCTCGTACCGGGTCGTCTCGCGGCTCTATTTCCAGCTCCCGGTGCTGTTCCTGCACCTGCACATGGTCCAGATGGGCCTGTACAACACGATAGCCCTGCTGGTCGTCTACGGCCTGGTCACCACGGTCACGGCGACCCTCGGCACCGCCCTGCTGCGCCACATGAGGCAGAAGGCCGTCGTGGCGCTGGGCGAACTGATGAAGGGCGCCGGGCTGTTCCTGGTGATCCTCGGGACGGGTGTCGGCAGCACGGATTTCTGGACGGTGATGGCCGCCCAGGTGATCGGCGGGACCGGGTTCAGCCTCGCGATCTCCACCGATTCCAGCCTGCTGCGGACCGTGACCGCGGCCGGCGGCAACGACCTGTTCATGCGCGTCCAGAGCCGCTCGCAGAGCCTGATGTTCATCGCGACGCTGGTGGCGGGCTGCATCGGCAGCATCCTCTACGATTACGAGGCGCACTGGCCGTTCTACGCGGCGCTTGCCACCAACCTGCTGTCGGCGGCGCTGATCTTCGCGATCCGGGAAGAAAAGGCGGCGCCGGCCGCCGCCGGGGCGCCATCCGCCCCGGTGAGGCTGCGGCCGGACCCGGACCAGGCGTTCTGGATGGATTTCTACGCGCTGTCGCGGGCCTTCACCATGGCCCCGTTCGTGGGCTTCCTGCCGTTCTTCTTCATCATGCTGGGCGTCGATCCGTTCCTGTTCGGCTCCGTGCTCGGGCTGTTCACCATGGCGGGATTCATCGCCGCCCTGTACTGCAACGCCTTCCTGAAGCGATTCGGGCTGAACGCGCTGATGGGCGTCACGATCGGCTGCATGCTCGGGTCCATGTGGCTGTTCGGCTTCAGCGACTGGTTCGCCCGCCAGGGGGTGGACTATTTCCTGGTCGGCCTGGCCGCCATCGGCCTGCTCGGTCTCGGTTCCGGCGGCGTGCGTCCCGTGACCATGGGCAACATCCGGATGGGGGCGCTCGGTCCCCAGGAGCGCATCCTGCTGCTGTCCACCATGGAGCGGAACTTCGGCATCTGCAACGCGGTGCTGTTGGCAGCGGGGGGCTTCCTGCTGGTCGAATACGGCTTCGGGACCCTGATGATCGCGCTCAGCGCCAGCTACGTGGTGCTGGTCGCGGCCCTGCTCATGAAAAATAATTTGATAGCGAACAAAGTGATCGAGCCGGTGAGCCGGTGA
- a CDS encoding L-threonylcarbamoyladenylate synthase: MPAPILQPSEENFAIAARCVAEGGVVIAPSDTNLALTLDPWNDDAIRRAFEIKRRPPTQALTLFVREPGDWRTYADMADTGPVDRVVGRFWPGPLNIVVPRNAAVPDTIVRGGPTVAIGCIANPVLRGLLSYLKRPVAMTSANLSGQADGVLVDLELALAQVGDAVDYILAGGADGTTKSSTIVDLSGPPRILRQGDISAEDLGAVLPGLQAA, translated from the coding sequence ATGCCGGCACCGATACTCCAACCCTCCGAGGAAAATTTCGCCATCGCGGCGCGGTGCGTCGCCGAGGGCGGCGTCGTGATAGCGCCGAGCGACACCAACCTTGCGCTGACGCTCGATCCCTGGAACGACGACGCGATCCGCCGGGCGTTCGAGATCAAGCGCCGGCCGCCGACCCAGGCGCTGACCCTGTTCGTCCGCGAGCCGGGCGACTGGCGGACCTATGCCGACATGGCCGACACGGGGCCGGTGGACCGGGTGGTCGGGCGGTTCTGGCCCGGCCCGCTCAACATCGTGGTGCCGCGGAACGCCGCCGTGCCCGACACCATCGTGCGCGGCGGGCCGACGGTCGCGATCGGCTGCATCGCCAACCCGGTCCTGCGCGGCCTGCTGTCCTACCTGAAGCGGCCGGTCGCCATGACTTCGGCCAACCTGTCGGGGCAGGCGGACGGCGTCCTGGTCGACCTGGAGCTGGCGCTCGCCCAGGTGGGCGACGCGGTGGACTACATCCTGGCGGGGGGAGCGGACGGCACGACGAAGTCGAGCACCATCGTCGACCTGTCCGGCCCGCCGCGCATCCTGCGCCAGGGCGACATCTCGGCCGAAGACCTGGGCGCGGTCCTGCCCGGCCTGCAAGCCGCCTGA